The nucleotide sequence taaatttctatttctgaaaatttcaatattcacactaatttatttaattattattattattttatttatttattctaaaattccattttaagcaatttattaaaatttccgactttccgattttaatttctaattcccaaaagttccaatattcacattaatctatttaattattttatttatttattctaaaattccattttaaacagtttatttaaaactttcgatttccgaattaaaattctatttctgaaaattccaatattcccattaatctatttaattattattattttagttatttattttgaaattccattttaaataattattcaaaattccaatttctgaatttaatttccgatttccaaaattctaatttctttcaaatttaatatccaaaatttcaattcttaaatttaattctcaagactctagtcttcaaataattttcgagacttcaatttccaaataaacctcaaaaatccaattttctctcgaacagttttaattccactccgatttttaaataatgttctatttcttttaatttttacacaagcaagaatgatgaatcttcataattccgaaataatgggattcgtgagattaattcatgcaatataaatcgggctttggtgggggcccaacatatgtgatttccttgtgattgattgattgtttgtttgatttaactgccatgcatgattgattttattctgctctatgacatgctcgaaactattccttaattgtgcactaacctcacttcttgatagcgctttatggctcgttgcccaggtatgtacccattttcctctaatcgttgtctatgcatgtctcgattttttatgtgtgcatgatcattcaggatattcatcgatttactcgtcaattgccacgtcagcttcattttattagtagagacccgactttaggggcttagaggggtgctatggtttttaccgtaccttcccgataagtaacctgacccccgaacccgatccggtttttcgcagaccgtcttttccaaaataaggagtcacacttagggtttttctttcttattttgtttacccttttaaaaataaaacaaaaataagtggcgactccgagtcatttttcctaatccataaaatcaatttttcaaataaaaatcgagctcgacatcgagtgggaaacgcatgagccgaaatgcggggtccacaatcgCTTATTCATATTACAGTAGCATCGGTTGTATGTCATGGAGTGGAAACTTGATTGATTTGCAAAAACTCCTTTGCAATTTATTAAATGTTATACtattaatatcaatattattatcattattaaagACCGTTGTCCACATTGATGCCATGGGTTTTTTTTAGTCGGTAGCTTAGAcagcagaagaaaaaaaagtgggCAAGTGTGAACGCATAATTCCAACGCATGATTCCTTTCTAGAGTTTGGGCAGGTTCCTTGTAGCTCAAGGGGCCATGGGGCTTTGGATTCATGGCTGAATCTTACTTTTGTTAGTGTGcggtttcctttttttttccttcttttttgcCGGGTCCTGAATAATATTTTGGATGttctttcaaatatctaagagaATTTTATCTTCAAGCTATATCAGAAGTTCTgattaactaaaaacaaataaacccAACAATTTTGTGACTTATAAAGATCAAGCAATCCCAGTTCATTCTCCACAAGTAAAACAAACTGATTAGTACTTGATGTGAAAATGATTCTGTTGGATGAGTTCTAAAATAGATaagataacatattttatcattgtaaaagtaataatatttacattctgagatttatatatatgttgtacttgaatttgatatttgattcctctaattaagagagagaaaaaaaatgtaaaaactaTGAGGTCAACATGTTGTGCTGCCATGTCCAGAGCAGACTTCTGTgacttttaaattaatttctgaaTTTGACaatcaaagaatttgaaaaatatctgAAGTCAGGCCCAGGAAAGAAGGGTTGAAGATGGAAAATGTCAAAACATCATTGTATGGTATAATGAATCGAAAATATACATCTCCATATTCACAACAGCAACCATCATTCATGAGGTTATGAAAATCATCAGCCTCAAAAGCGTAATAGCTCTACTTCTCTTGCTTTCTGTAATTTGTTTTCGGTTTTGCACTGCCATCGACACCATGACCTCCACTCGATTCATCGAAGACCCTGAAACTCTAGTCTCTAATGGAAGTGCCTTCAAACTGGGTTTCTTTAGCCTTGCCGATTCAACCAACCGCTACGTTGGCATCTGGTACAGCACCCCTTCTTTATCAACTGTCATATGGGTGGCTAACAGGGACAAACCCCTCAATGATTCCTCTGGGATTGTGACCATATCCGAAGATGGTAATCTTCTGGTTATGAATGGCCAGAAAGAGATTGTCTGGTCCTCAAATGTTTCAAATGCATCAGCAAATTCAAGTGCTCAGCTTTTGGATTCTGGAAACCTTGTTCTGCAAGATAACAGCGGAAGCATCACATGGCAGAGCATCCAACATCCTTCTCACTCACTTTTGCCAAAGATGAAAATCAGCACGAATACACATACTGGTGAGAAGGTAGTACTAACATCATGGAAATCTCCTTCTGATCCATCTATTGGAAGCTTCTCTTTAGGAATGAATCCTCTAAACATTCCCCAAGTATTCATCTGGAATGGCAGTCATCCATATTGGCGAAGTGGTCCATGGAGCAGTCGGATCTTTATTGGAATACCCGACATGGATTCAGTTTTCCTCAGTGGATTTCAGGTGGTTGATGATAAAGAAGGTACTGTTTATGGAACTTTTACTGAGGCAAATTCCTCCATCTTTTTATGCTATGTCTTGACTTCCCAAGGATCACTAGTGCAAACAGATAGGGAGTACGGGAAGGAGGAGTGGGGGGTTACTTGGAGGAGCAATAATAGTGAGTGTGATGTTTATGGTACATGTGGGGCATTTGGAATCTGTAATTCAGGGAATTCACCAATTTGCAGCTGTTTGAGAGGGTACAAGCCAAAGTATACAGAGGAATGGAGTAGAGGAAATTGGACTAGTGGGTGTGTGAGGAAGACACCATTACAATGTGAAAGGACAAACAGCAGCGGTCAACAGGGCAAAATAGATGGATTTTTTAGGCTAACAACAGTGAAAGTTCCAGACTATGCAGATTGGTCTCTTGCTCACGAAGAGGAATGCAGAGAGGAGTGCTTGAAGAATTGTTCTTGTATTGCTTATTCATATTATAGTGGCATCGGTTGTATGTTATGGAGCGGAAGCTTGATTGATTTGCAAAAATTCACTAAAGGCGGGGCAGATCTTTACATTCGTCTTGCACATtcagaactaggtaaaaatgttCTTGTCTTCTTTACCTCTCGTTTTTCTGCTTGTCTCCTTTTGCAGAATGGAATAATCCAACACTCTAAGCTTATTAAATACTTGGCGGCAGCTTGTATCCAATCCAGTCTCATGTATTAGCCTTGTTCTGTTTTACAGATAAGAAGAGAGATATGAAAGCAATTATTTCTGTTACAGTTGTAGTAGGAACAATTGCCATTACCATCTGTACATATTTCTTATGGAGGTGGATAGGCAGACAAGCAGGTAATTTGCCCATTTACAGAAGTTCAGTAGGCTGTAATATATTTGTAGTTGTTATCTAGAAGTGACTCTATTCTATGTTCTGTAACAGTGAAGGAGAAAAGCAAGGAGATTTTACCATCTGACAGGGGGGATGCATATCAAAATTATGATATGAATATGCTTGGAGATAACGTGAACCGAGTTAAACTTGAGGAGTTACCACTTCTGGACTTTGAGAAGCTGGCAGCTGCAACAAACAACTTTCATGAGGCCAATAAGCTCGGGCAGGGTGGTTTTGGTCCAGTATACAGGGTAATGCTTGTTCATCTCAAGCTGTATGGGGTATTCTTTTGAACTATTAGCTATTAATCTAGTTGATTGTTTGAAGGGTAACTTGCCAGGAGGACAAGAAATAGCAGTGAAAAGACTTTCGAGAGCATCTGCACAGGGTCAAGAAGAATTCATGAATGAGATGATAGTGATTTCTAAAATCCAACACCGGAATCTTGTTAGACTTCTTGGCTTCTGCATTGAAGGGGAGGAAAAGTTGTTGATCTACGAGTACATGCCAAACAAAAGCTTGGATGCCTTTCTCTTTGGTTAGATCATGCTATCGTCCTGAATGTTATATGTAGTTGTTCCAATTTCACATCTCTGCATCACTATAGATTCAATTCAGCAGTCTTTTTTGTCCATATTGTCCATTGACTCTTATGTTTCTGTTTTCCTTTTCTGTGCTCATAATTTAGATCCTCTCAAGAGAGAGTCTCTGGATTGGAGAAGACGCTTCAGCATTATTGAAGGGATTGGAAGGGGCCTCCTTTACCTTCACAGGGATTCTagattaaaaatcattcatcGAGACCTAAAGGCAAGTAACATTTTGTTGGATGAAGACCTGAATGCTAAGATTTCAGACTTTGGTATGGCAAGGATATTTGGAAGCAATCAGGATCAAGCCAATACAATGAGGGTCGTGGGAACATAGTAAGTGGTCATTGCCTTCTCACAATTTCCTTAAGTCATCTATTTGATATCCTAATATTTATAGCTCAATGATTTAATGCAGTGGTTATATGTCCCCTGAGTATGCAATGGGAGGACAATTTTCAGAAAAATCTGATGTATTCAGCTTTGGGGTGTTGTTGTTAGAGATTGTAAGTGGGAGAAGGAACACTAGTTTTCAATATGATGACCAGTACATGAGCCTTTTGGGATATGTAAGTTTATAATAGATATCATCTACTCAATTAAGTAGAGTTTCATCATTTTCCTCTAacaaatttaacttaaaattacaCTATCTTGTGTTGAGTTTTTCAGGCATGGACACTATGGTGCGAACACAACATCCAAGAACTAATAGTTGGAGCTATAGCAGATGCATGCTTCCAAGAGGAGATATCAAGATGCATACATGTGGGACTGTTATGTGTGCAagaatcagctaaagataggcCATCCATGTCAACTGTTCTGTCTATGCTCTCTAGTGAAATTGCACATCTCCCTCCCCCAAAGCAACCTCCATTCTTAGAGAAGCAAATTGCGATAGATACCGAGTCTTCTCAACCGAGACAAAATGAATCTTCTTCCAATCAAGTCACTGTTACAATCATTCAGGGCCGATAGAATGAGTGGGTGATAATTAGTTCAattgtctttttgtttttgtttttcttttttatttcttttttttgttatatattcaACTTGGTGACTTCAGTCCTAAGAACCCCATCATGTTGTATTGGATCCTTTATTCTTCAGAAAAACGTGTACGGATCTTCAACAATGATCTTTTCAATATGAATACTTTCTGCTATTTTTggattaaattgatttttatcttGATACCTAGGCATCTAACGTAGAGTGTGACAGCTTCCAAACTCAATGCAGACTCTTCTTATGGACTGGCGGGGAGCAGACAAAATGAGTTGCCGTTTAAGTCTGGCTATCAGTGTAGGAAGAGTCATGGGTGGGGCACCTTCTTTTGAATATAAAACCAGTTTAAAGACTCCCAAAAATAGAGTTGACGATgactttgatattttatttgaaaaggaaCATCTCCACTGGTAATGGAAAGATATGAGGAGGAAATTAAGAGACAGAACATCTGAAAAACCCTCTAGACACAGTCCATTTTCACTGCAACAGGAAACATTGAAGTAGTTATAGACAGAAGAAAGATTGGGAGGTCACATGGGAGAGAAAGCAAACTGAAGGAAGATTTTGCATACTATGTGAAATATTTCTAAATGTATAgtttgaaaagaaaacatatcattttttaaaatataattcaacGTATGggtaaaaaaaacatgaaacaaTTGACTTTAATtcacttgaattttttattatttttattttttatatgctcTCATCGCATGGagatttttttctcctttaataataacttttttttttaaagatttcttgctcaatttttttcaatgtcTTAACGTTTTAAGTTTTGTGATTAAGTTTTTGAATAATTGGTGTTTAGTGTTATGCTAGCAAAAACATCAATGTCAACATATTAATGAAAggacataaaaataaagcaaactAAACACAATGGTATACAAAGTTTTAATTTGATTCGGCCAATCATGTCTACTTGCATGTAT is from Vitis riparia cultivar Riparia Gloire de Montpellier isolate 1030 chromosome 10, EGFV_Vit.rip_1.0, whole genome shotgun sequence and encodes:
- the LOC117923805 gene encoding G-type lectin S-receptor-like serine/threonine-protein kinase At1g11300, with amino-acid sequence MKIISLKSVIALLLLLSVICFRFCTAIDTMTSTRFIEDPETLVSNGSAFKLGFFSLADSTNRYVGIWYSTPSLSTVIWVANRDKPLNDSSGIVTISEDGNLLVMNGQKEIVWSSNVSNASANSSAQLLDSGNLVLQDNSGSITWQSIQHPSHSLLPKMKISTNTHTGEKVVLTSWKSPSDPSIGSFSLGMNPLNIPQVFIWNGSHPYWRSGPWSSRIFIGIPDMDSVFLSGFQVVDDKEGTVYGTFTEANSSIFLCYVLTSQGSLVQTDREYGKEEWGVTWRSNNSECDVYGTCGAFGICNSGNSPICSCLRGYKPKYTEEWSRGNWTSGCVRKTPLQCERTNSSGQQGKIDGFFRLTTVKVPDYADWSLAHEEECREECLKNCSCIAYSYYSGIGCMLWSGSLIDLQKFTKGGADLYIRLAHSELDKKRDMKAIISVTVVVGTIAITICTYFLWRWIGRQAVKEKSKEILPSDRGDAYQNYDMNMLGDNVNRVKLEELPLLDFEKLAAATNNFHEANKLGQGGFGPVYRGNLPGGQEIAVKRLSRASAQGQEEFMNEMIVISKIQHRNLVRLLGFCIEGEEKLLIYEYMPNKSLDAFLFDPLKRESLDWRRRFSIIEGIGRGLLYLHRDSRLKIIHRDLKASNILLDEDLNAKISDFGMARIFGSNQDQANTMRVVGTYGYMSPEYAMGGQFSEKSDVFSFGVLLLEIVSGRRNTSFQYDDQYMSLLGYAWTLWCEHNIQELIVGAIADACFQEEISRCIHVGLLCVQESAKDRPSMSTVLSMLSSEIAHLPPPKQPPFLEKQIAIDTESSQPRQNESSSNQVTVTIIQGR